The Loxodonta africana isolate mLoxAfr1 chromosome 23, mLoxAfr1.hap2, whole genome shotgun sequence genome has a segment encoding these proteins:
- the GPR87 gene encoding G-protein coupled receptor 87: protein MGFNVTLTKPPDQELPGQGSYAPSNVSDGPGKNATAHNEFDTVILPVLYLVIFVASILLNGLAVWIFFHIRNKTSFIFYLKNIVVADLIMTLTFPFRIVHDAGFGPWYFKVVLCRYTSVLFYANMYTSIVFLGLISIDRYLKVVKPFGDSRMYSITFTKVLSICVWVIMAFLSLPNIILTNHQPTQENIHDCLKLKSPLGVRWHKAVIYVNSCVFVAVLVILIGCYIAISRYIHKSSRQFVSQSSRKRKHNQSIRVVVAVFFTCFLPYHLCRIPFMLSHLDKLLDESAHKILHYCKEMTLFLSACNVCLDPIIYFFMCRSFSRRLFKKSNIRTRSESIRSLQSVRRSEVRVYYDYTDV from the exons ATGGGATTCAACGTGACGCTGACAAAACCACCAG ACCAGGAGCTGCCCGGCCAAGGGAGTTACGCTCCAAGTAACGTGAGTGACGGACCCGGAAAGAACGCCACCGCCCACAACGAGTTCGACACTGTCATCTTGCCCGTGCTTTACCTTGTCATATTCGTGGCGAGCATCTTGCTGAATGGTCTGGCAGTATGGATCTTCTTCCACATTAGGAATAAAACCAGCTTCATATTTTATCTCAAGAACATAGTGGTTGCTGACCTCATAATGACACTGACATTTCCCTTCAGAATAGTACACGATGCAGGATTTGGACCTTGGTACTTCAAGGTCGTCCTCTGCAGATACACCTCCGTTCTGTTTTACGCAAACATGTACACCTCCATCGTGTTTCTGGGGCTGATAAGCATCGATCGCTACCTGAAGGTGGTGAAGCCGTTTGGGGACTCCCGGATGTACAGCATAACCTTTACCAAGGTCTTATCTATCTGCGTTTGGGTGATCATGGCTTTTCTGTCCTTGCCGAACATCATCCTAACGAACCATCAGCCGACTCAGGAAAATATTCACGACTGCCTGAAACTGAAAAGTCCCTTGGGAGTCAGATGGCATAAAGCAGTCATTTACGTCAACAGCTGTGTGTTTGTGGCTGTGCTGGTGATACTGATCGGCTGTTACATAGCCATATCCAGGTACATCCATAAATCCAGCCGGCAGTTCGTAAGTCAGTCAAGCCGGAAACGAAAGCACAACCAGAGTATCAGGGTGGTCGTGGCCGTGTTTTTTACGTGTTTTCTACCCTATCACTTGTGCAGAATTCCATTTATGCTGAGCCACCTGGACAAGCTTTTAGATGAATCTGCACACAAAATCCTGCATTACTGCAAAGAGATGACCCTTTTCTTGTCGGCATGCAATGTGTGTCTGGATCCAATCATTTACTTTTTCATGTGCAGGTCGTTTtcaagaaggttattcaagaaatcaaatatcaGGACCAGGAGCGAAAGCATCAGATCCCTGCAAAGCGTGAGAAGATCCGAAGTCCGCGTATATTACGACTACACAGATGTGTAA
- the P2RY13 gene encoding P2Y purinoceptor 13: protein MNATTVKGLNGSERCPRDTRMTQLVFPVLYTSIFCMGILMNTLALWVFIHIPSSSTFIVYLKNTLVADLIMTFMLPFKILSDLNPGLWQLRGFVCRFSAVVFYETMYVGIMLLGLIAFDRFLKIIRPFGKFFVQKPAFAKAISALIWLLLFLISLPNMILSNKEATPLSVKKCASLKSSAGLVWHQVVSDISQFIFWAVFVLMLLFYVVIAKKVYDSYRKSKSQHSRSKKKLEGKVFVVVAVFFVCFAPLHFAKVPYTHSQINNKTDCRLQHQLFIAKETTLFLAATNICMDPLIYVFLCKKFMERLPGMSRRKTTASSQENHSTQTYNPK from the coding sequence ATGAACGCCACCACGGTGAAGGGCCTCAACGGATCTGAGCGGTGCCCCAGAGACACACGGATGACACAGCTGGTGTTCCCCGTCCTCTACACTAGCATTTTCTGCATGGGCATCCTGATGAACACTCTGGCCCTGTGGGTGTTCATTCACATCCCCAGCTCCTCCACCTTCATCGTCTACCTCAAAAACACCTTGGTGGCTGACTTGATAATGACTTTCATGCTTCCGTTCAAAATCCTCTCTGACTTGAACCCTGGACTCTGGCAACTCAGAGGTTTCGTTTGCCGCTTCTCGGCCGTTGTCTTCTATGAGACCATGTATGTGGGCATCATGCTGCTCGGCCTCATTGCCTTTGACAGATTCCTcaagatcatcagacctttcggGAAGTTTTTCGTACAGAAACCTGCTTTTGCAAAAGCTATCTCAGCCCTCATCTGGCTCCTTTTGTTCCTCATCTCCTTGCCAAACATGATCTTAAGTAACAAGGAGGCCACACCGTTATCAGTGAAGAAGTGTGCTTCTCTGAAGAGCTCTGCGGGGCTGGTTTGGCATCAGGTGGTCAGTGACATATCCCAGTTCATCTTCTGGGCTGTTTTTGTTCTCATGCTTCTGTTCTACGTGGTGATTGCGAAAAAAGTATACGATTCTTACAGAAAATCCAAAAGTCAGCACAGCAGAAGCAAGAAAAAGCTGGAAGGTAAAGTGTTTGTCGTGGTGGCTGTGTTCTTTGTGTGTTTTGCCCCACTTCATTTTGCCAAGGTTCCGTACACTCACAGTCAAATCAACAATAAGACTGACTGTCGACTGCAACATCAACTATTTATTGCCAAGGAAACAACTCTCTTTTTGGCAGCCACTAACATTTGTATGGATCCCTTAATATATGTATTCTTATGTAAAAAATTCATGGAAAGACTACCAGGCATGAGTCGGAGAAAGACCACAGCATCCAGCCAAGAAAATCACAGTACTCAGACATATAACCCAAAGTAA